The Elaeis guineensis isolate ETL-2024a chromosome 13, EG11, whole genome shotgun sequence genome includes a region encoding these proteins:
- the LOC105055834 gene encoding probable 1-acyl-sn-glycerol-3-phosphate acyltransferase 5: MNGSSSNEGKSLNGNPKQIEVFELLNSKNGPKHCTLTPWRVFRGVLCLVILLSTAFMMLIYWAPVVCLLLRLFSVHYSRKATSILFGTWLSLWPFLFEKINKTKVVFSGENVPEKERVLLFANHRTEVDWMYLWDLALRKGRLGYIKYILKSSLMKLPIFSWGFHILEFIPVERKWEVDEAIMRKKLSAFKDPQDPLWLAVFPEGTDYTEQKCIKSQQFAAENGLPILRNVLLPKTKGFNSCLESLRNSLDAVYDITIGYKHRCPLFIDNVFGVDPSEVHMHVQRILPREIPTSENEVTAWLMERFRLKDQLLSDFLTLGYFPHQGTEGDLSTPTCLVKCFVVVTLTIVFIYLTLFSSVLFKIYVSLSFTYLSFITYFGIQPQPVLGYVKGLFCGKKAC; this comes from the exons ATGAATGGTTCTTCTTCCAATGAAGGAAAATCATTGAACGGAAACCCGAAGCAGATTGAGGTTTTTGAGCTTCTGAATTCAAAAAATGGACCAAAACACTGCACTTTAACTCCATGGAGGGTATTCAGGGGTGTTCTATGTTTGGTGATATTGCTTTCAACTGCGTTTATGATGTTAATATATTGGGCCCCTGTGGTTTGTCTCTTATTGCGTCTTTTTAGTGTACATTACAGCAGGAAGGCAACATCCATCCTATTTGGAACATGGCTATCTTTGTGGCCTTTTTTGTTCGAGAAAATTAATAAGACAAAGGTGGTTTTTTCTGGTGAAAATGTTCCTGAAAAGGAGCGAGTATTGCTCTTTGCTAACCACAGAACAGAAGTTGATTGGATGTATTTGTGGGATCTTGCATTGAGAAAGGGTCGCTTGGGATATATCAAGTATATACTTAAGAGCAGTCTGATGAAATTGCCTATATTTAGCTGGGGATTTCACATTTTAGAGTTCATTCCAGTAGAGAGAAAGTGGGAAGTTGATGAAGCAATCATGCGGAAAAAGCTTTCAGCTTTCAAAGATCCCCAAGATCCACTCTGGCTTGCGGTTTTTCCAGAGGGCACAGACTATAC TGAACAGAAGTGCATTAAAAGCCAGCAATTCGCAGCTGAGAATGGCTTACCAATCCTCAGAAATGTGCTTCTTCCCAAAACAAAGGGATTCAATTCTTGTTTGGAATCTCTCAGGAACTCCTTAGATGCAG TTTACGATATCACCATCGGTTATAAACACCGTTGTCCACTTTTTATTGACAATGTGTTTGGTGTGGATCCTTCCGAAGTCCATATGCATGTCCAACGCATCCTGCCTCGTGAAATCCCAACatctgaaaatgaggtaactGCATGGTTGATGGAGAGGTTCAGGCTCAAGGACCAACTCCTCTCTGATTTTCTCACTCTAGGGTATTTTCCTCATCAAGGAACCGAAGGAGATCTATCGACACCAACATGCCTGGTGAAATGTTTTGTGGTAGTTACTTTGACTATCGTATTCATATACCTTACACTCTTCTCATCTGTTCTGTTCAAAATTTATGTATCATTAAGCTTTACTTATCTTTCATTTATAACCTACTTTGGTATACAACCGCAACCAGTATTAGGTTATGTGAAGGGCTTATTCTGTGGCAAGAAAGCATGCTAG
- the LOC105055833 gene encoding uncharacterized protein — protein sequence MRRYSFSPSSLLRSLPRHRSIHASGALLQWSRTDISRSELLDRLCRILTLERFHAVSKLSFEFSDDILDAVLVRLRLDPSACLGFFRIASKEQFFRPDARSYCKIVHILSRGRMFDETRGYLKDLVTVSSDRSSVSFVFDELVRVYKEFSFSTTVFDMLLKVYAEGGFVKEALFVFDNMGKHGCKPSSRSCNSLLSSLVKCGENRTAAHVFEQMVRAGILPDVFTLSIMVNAYCKDGKTQKASDFVVEMERKGFEVNLVTYHSLINGYCSLGQTEAALEVFRSMSERGISPNVVTYTLLIKGYCKEGKVQEAERVLSNMQEVAGLAADEVAYGVLVNAYCQMGKMDDAIRIRDEMSGMGIKANLVICNALINGYCKLGRIGEAEKIVDEMENWYLKPDAYSYNTLLDGFCKEGVMSKAFEICDMMLQKGIEVTVLTYNTLFKGFSQAGAMDDALKLWFLMLKRGVAPNEISCSTMLDGFFKAGDIERALNLWKDILPRGCAKSQITYNTVINGLCKVGKMVEAVEILRKMVDWGCFPDSLTYRTLIDGYCKVGDMQKALNVRDEMEKLGFSPSIEMFNSLITGLFKSKTSGLVDDLLLSMQEKGLAPNIVTYGALIAGWCKEGVMDKAFMAYFEMTGKGLTPNIFICTALVSGLYHQGNIDEANLLLQEMVDISMLPDYGVFNKSSDRSANNPSMHIIANLLDETTKVNIQPNNIMYNVVICGLCKSGRILDAKILFSNLLQRRFVPDNFTYCTLIHGFSASGNVDEAFVLRDEMLKRGLIPNIVTYNSLINGLCKSGNLDRAVNLFYKLHSKGVAPNVVTFNTLIDGYCKAGKITEAFKLKQQMVEEGISPNVVTYTTLINGLCSQGDTEAAIKILDQMVESGVDPNYVTYSTLVWRYIRCMDMHQISKLYEEMHIRGLFPAVAFKGNMGPAEPIAVKGTKHDTVKLFEHIHAY from the coding sequence ATGCGCAGGTACTCCTTCTCCCCTTCATCTCTCCTTCGATCCCTTCCCCGCCACCGATCGATCCACGCCTCCGGAGCCCTTCTCCAATGGAGTCGCACCGATATCTCCAGGTCGGAGCTCCTCGACCGGCTCTGCCGGATCCTGACCCTAGAGCGTTTCCACGCAGTCTCCAAGCTCTCCTTCGAGTTCTCCGACGACATCCTCGACGCCGTCCTCGTCAGGCTCCGTCTGGATCCTAGTGCCTGCCTGGGTTTCTTCAGAATCGCGTCGAAGGAGCAGTTCTTCAGGCCCGATGCCCGATCTTATTGCAAGATTGTTCACATCTTGTCCCGGGGGCGCATGTTCGATGAGACCAGAGGGTACTTGAAGGATCTGGTGACTGTTTCCAGCGATAGATCATCCGTTTCCTTTGTTTTTGATGAGCTTGTGAGGGTTTATAAGGAGTTCTCTTTCTCGACGACGGTCTTCGACATGCTCCTGAAGGTCTACGCGGAGGGTGGGTTCGTAAAGGAGGCTCTTTTCGTTTTTGATAACATGGGCAAGCATGGATGCAAGCCTAGTTCTAGGTCTTGCAACAGTCTTCTGAGTAGTCTGGTTAAATGCGGAGAGAATCGCACAGCGGCTCATGTATTCGAACAGATGGTCAGGGCAGGGATTCTGCCGGATGTTTTCACTCTGTCTATCATGGTTAATGCTTATTGCAAGGATGGGAAGACCCAGAAAGCTTCGGATTTTGTGGTCGAAATGGAAAGGAAGGGCTTTGAGGTGAATCTCGTGACTTACCATTCGCTGATCAATGGCTACTGCAGTTTAGGACAGACGGAAGCGGCATTGGAAGTTTTCAGGTCGATGTCTGAAAGAGGTATTTCACCGAATGTTGTCACCTACACACTGTTGATCAAGGGATACTGCAAGGAAGGCAAGGTTCAGGAAGCGGAAAGAGTTCTTAGCAACATGCAAGAGGTAGCCGGTTTAGCTGCTGATGAAGTTGCTTATGGTGTGCTGGTAAATGCTTACTGCCAAATGGGAAAAATGGATGATGCGATTAGGATTCGAGATGAGATGTCTGGTATGGGAATAAAAGCAAACCTAGTCATCTGTAATGCCTTGATCAATGGATATTGCAAGCTGGGAAGAATTGGTGAAGCAGAGAAAATAGTGGATGAGATGGAGAATTGGTATCTGAAACCAGATGCTTACAGTTACAATACTCTCTTAGATGGCTTTTGCAAGGAGGGTGTTATGAGCAAGGCATTTGAAATTTGTGACATGATGCTTCAGAAAGGTATTGAAGTGACGGTTCTAACCTATAATACCCTTTTCAAGGGTTTCTCTCAGGCCGGTGCCATGGATGATGCCTTGAAGTTGTGGTTCTTAATGCTGAAAAGGGGTGTGGCACCTAATGAAATTAGTTGCAGCACCATGCTGGATGGTTTTTTCAAAGCAGGTGATATTGAACGAGCCCTGAATCTTTGGAAAGATATCCTACCTAGGGGGTGTGCAAAGAGTCAAATCACATACAATACAGTGATCAATGGGTTGTGCAAGGTGGGGAAAATGGTAGAAGCAGTGGAGATTCTTAGGAAGATGGTAGATTGGGGTTGCTTCCCTGATAGCTTGACTTATAGGACGCTGATTGATGGTTACTGTAAAGTTGGTGACATGCAGAAGgctttgaatgttagggatgagaTGGAAAAGTTAGGATTCTCTCCTTCCATTGAGATGTTTAATTCTCTCATTACTGGACTCTTCAAGTCTAAGACATCTGGCTTGGTCGATGATCTTCTTCTTAGCATGCAAGAAAAGGGACTGGCTCCAAATATTGTGACTTATGGAGCGTTGATAGCTGGCTGGTGTAAAGAAGGAGTCATGGATAAAGCTTTCATGGCTTATTTTGAAATGACAGGGAAGGGCTTAACTCCAAATATATTCATATGCACTGCTCTTGTCAGTGGTCTCTATCATCAGGGTAACATTGATGAGGCAAATTTGTTGTTGCAGGAAATGGTAGATATCAGCATGCTTCCCGATTATGGAGTTTTTAATAAGTCTTCTGATCGCAGTGCAAACAATCCCAGTATGCATATAATTGCAAATCTCCTTGATGAAACTACAAAAGTAAATATTCAGCCTAACAACATCATGTACAATGTTGTCATAtgtgggctttgcaagtctggaAGGATTTTGGATGCAAAGATACTGTTCTCAAATTTGCTTCAAAGGAGATTTGTACCTGATAATTTTACTTATTGCACTCTTATTCATGGCTTCTCAGCTTCAGGTAATGTAGATGAAGCTTTTGTATTAAGGGATGAGATGCTGAAAAGGGGTCTTATTCCAAATATTGTTACATACAATTCTCTCATCAATGGTCTCTGTAAATCTGGGAATTTAGATAGAGCAGTCAATCTTTTTTATAAGCTGCACTCAAAAGGTGTAGCTCCTAATGTTGTTACATTCAATACATTGATCGATGGTTACTGCAAGGCTGGTAAAATTACTGAAGCATTCAAACTTAAGCAACAAATGGTTGAGGAAGGCATCAGTCCTAATGTTGTGACCTATACTACATTGATCAATGGTCTCTGCAGTCAGGGGGATACGGAAGCAGCCATTAAAATTCTTGATCAAATGGTTGAGAGTGGTGTGGACCCTAATTATGTGACATATTCTACGTTGGTCTGGCGTTATATCAGATGTATGGACATGCATCAGATTTCAAAGCTATATGAAGAGATGCATATCCGAGGCCTTTTTCCAGCTGTTGCCTTCAAAGGAAACATGGGTCCTGCAGAACCCATTGCTGTGAAAGGAACCAAACATGACACTGTTAAATTGTTTGAACATATTCATGCATATTAA